The Streptomyces sp. NBC_00102 genome segment GCCCTCGTCGAGTACCGGGTAGGGCTGGGCACCGATCACCTCGACGGTGTGGCCGAGGCGCGCGAGCTCGCGGCCGAGGTGGCGGACGTAGACGCCCTGGCCGCCGCAGAACGGGTTGCCCTTGTAGGTGAGGAGGGCGATGCGCAGCGGGCGGTCGTCCGGTGCGGCAGGAGCGCCGTATCCGGCGCCGGGGTCCGTCTCCATGGCCTCAGCGGTCACTCCCGGCCCCCTTCGTCTGCGTTCCGCCGGAGCGTAACCGTTGCCGATAATCTGGAACAAGTTTCAGACCGGCCCGTCCAATGAGGATCGAATCTACCGGCAGGTAGCGTCGACGCGGCGACCGGATCAGGTGATTCACGCCACGGCGCGGAAGGGAGCGGTGCCCATGACCGCCGACGCCCGGTCTCCGGCGCTCCCCCTCACCGCGGACCAGCGGGCCCGCCGCGCACGCATCCTGGACGCCACGGCGGAACTCGCCGGGAAGGGCGGATTCGAGGCCGTGCAGATGCGCGAGGTCGCGGAGGCCGCCCACGTCGCCCTCGGCACCCTCTACCGCTACTTCCCGTCCAAGGCGCACCTGCTGGTCGCCACCCTGCACGACCGGCTGCGGCTGCTCCGCACCACGGCGGCCGAGCACCCGCCGGCCGGGCGCACTCCGGGCGAGCGGGCCGCCGCGACGCTGCTGCGCGCCTTCGGGTCGCTGCGCCGCGAACCGGAGCTCGCGGACGCCATGCTGCGGGCATGGGCGTTCGCCGACCGGAGCGTGCGCGCCGAGGTGGACGCGGTCTCCCGGCTGGTCACGGAGATCGTCCTGGACGCCGCGGGGCTGACGGACCCGGACGCCGGACAGCTGTCGGCGGTGCGGGTGGTCGAGCACACCTGGCACTGCACCCTCACCTCCTGGCTCTCCGGCCGTGCCCCGGCCGCACAGGTGCGGACGGACGTCGAGACGGTCTGCCGGCTGCTCGACCCCGCGCCCTCCCGTTGAGGTGCTCCCGCCCGGGACCTGCGTACACTCCGGGCGACCGGCCTCGGGGCCGGTACCGGCTCCCCCGGTAGAGTGAACCCGTCGTTCTTCACGCCCGTACGGGGGAAACC includes the following:
- a CDS encoding TetR family transcriptional regulator codes for the protein MTADARSPALPLTADQRARRARILDATAELAGKGGFEAVQMREVAEAAHVALGTLYRYFPSKAHLLVATLHDRLRLLRTTAAEHPPAGRTPGERAAATLLRAFGSLRREPELADAMLRAWAFADRSVRAEVDAVSRLVTEIVLDAAGLTDPDAGQLSAVRVVEHTWHCTLTSWLSGRAPAAQVRTDVETVCRLLDPAPSR